Proteins found in one Mytilus edulis chromosome 2, xbMytEdul2.2, whole genome shotgun sequence genomic segment:
- the LOC139510504 gene encoding uncharacterized protein — translation MKYFFAVLVLSLCIAGLHAAKKQHMGRFNFDQFCPLDPKSCHRFCLDWGFDEGRCEGLRRRQCWCYWYITKPSLQGKSAIAKKN, via the exons ATGAAGTATTTCTTCGCTGTATTGGTACTTTCACTCTGCATTGCAG GATTGCATGCTGCTAAAAAGCAGCATATGGGCAGATTTAATTTTGACCAGTTTTGTCCTCTTGACCCAAAAAGTTGTCATAGGTTTTGTTTAGACTGGGGTTTTGATGAAGGAAGATGTGAAGGCCTTCGACGTCGGCAGTGTTGGTGTTACTGGTATATAAC aaaaccTAGTCTTCAAGGAAAGTCAgcaattgccaaaaaaaattga